In Streptomyces qaidamensis, one DNA window encodes the following:
- a CDS encoding helix-turn-helix domain-containing protein, giving the protein MTTVALAATDGMLHFELSLAHEVFAAAPAGVTGPWYDLTVCGPAAVHIGRFRLEPDAGLDRLRHAGTVIVPGWADVDEDPPEGLVDAVREAHEAGARVVSLCTGAFVLAAAGLLDGLRATTHWAHTDELAARHPLVEVDPDVLYVDNGRVLTSAGKAAALDLCLHLVRLDLGSSVANAVARRLVVPPHRAGGQAQFVTAPVPDRDDHPLAALFPWIIERLDQPLTVEDLARRAGMSSRHLGRHFRAVTGTTPLQWLLTQRIRHAQELLEKSDDSVDAIAAATGMGTATTLRRHFNRTVGVPPDTYRRTFRSRTR; this is encoded by the coding sequence ATGACCACTGTCGCGCTGGCCGCCACCGACGGGATGCTGCACTTCGAACTGTCCCTGGCACACGAGGTGTTCGCCGCCGCCCCGGCCGGGGTGACGGGCCCCTGGTACGACCTCACCGTCTGCGGCCCGGCCGCCGTGCACATCGGCCGGTTCCGGCTGGAACCCGACGCCGGCCTCGACCGGCTCCGCCACGCCGGCACCGTGATCGTCCCCGGCTGGGCCGACGTCGACGAGGATCCGCCCGAAGGCCTGGTCGACGCCGTGCGCGAGGCCCACGAGGCGGGCGCGCGGGTGGTCTCCCTGTGCACGGGCGCGTTCGTACTGGCCGCGGCGGGGCTTCTCGACGGGCTGCGCGCCACCACGCACTGGGCGCACACCGATGAACTGGCCGCCCGTCACCCCCTGGTGGAGGTCGACCCTGACGTGCTGTACGTGGACAACGGCAGGGTGCTCACCTCCGCCGGCAAGGCCGCCGCGCTGGACCTGTGCCTGCACCTCGTCCGTCTCGACCTGGGCTCGTCGGTCGCCAACGCCGTCGCCCGCCGCCTGGTCGTACCCCCGCACCGGGCAGGCGGCCAGGCCCAGTTCGTCACGGCTCCGGTGCCCGACCGGGACGACCACCCGCTCGCCGCCCTGTTCCCCTGGATCATCGAGCGGCTCGACCAGCCGCTGACCGTGGAGGACCTGGCCCGCCGGGCCGGAATGAGCTCCCGTCACCTGGGCCGGCACTTCCGAGCGGTGACCGGCACGACCCCTCTGCAGTGGCTGCTGACCCAGCGCATCCGGCACGCCCAGGAACTGCTGGAGAAGAGCGACGACAGCGTCGACGCCATCGCGGCGGCCACCGGCATGGGGACCGCCACGACCCTGCGCCGCCACTTCAACCGCACGGTCGGCGTGCCCCCGGACACGTACCGCAGGACGTTCCGCTCGCGGACACGCTGA
- a CDS encoding maltokinase N-terminal cap-like domain-containing protein, which yields MAVIHHTTLKPAKLELLTAWLPSRPWYRGAAEPELAKAGGFRLDDPQGAVGIEFMVVTDVSGPRPVAYLVPLAYRGAPLEGAEHALVGTMEHGVLGQRWAYDGCHDPVLVAQLVALIEGRAQAQDPNVSDTPAQEIVVSRPEEGSLSTDLTVTDDREGTALTTPQGLVLRLHRPLQPAADGLFVPPQGATGHVAGSWEAPDGTRAQGVFAFLHGGSRA from the coding sequence ATGGCCGTCATCCACCACACCACCCTGAAGCCGGCCAAGCTGGAACTGCTCACCGCCTGGCTGCCATCCCGCCCGTGGTACCGCGGCGCGGCGGAACCGGAGCTGGCGAAGGCGGGAGGCTTCCGGCTCGACGATCCGCAGGGCGCGGTGGGGATCGAGTTCATGGTGGTCACCGACGTCTCCGGCCCTCGGCCGGTCGCGTACCTGGTGCCGCTGGCCTATCGCGGTGCCCCGCTCGAAGGGGCGGAGCACGCCCTCGTCGGCACGATGGAGCACGGGGTGCTGGGGCAGCGCTGGGCCTACGACGGCTGTCACGATCCCGTGCTGGTCGCCCAGTTGGTGGCCCTGATCGAGGGGCGGGCCCAGGCCCAGGACCCCAACGTCAGCGACACCCCCGCTCAGGAGATCGTCGTCTCCCGCCCAGAAGAAGGCTCCCTGTCAACGGACCTCACCGTCACCGACGACCGGGAAGGCACCGCGCTGACCACACCGCAGGGCCTGGTCCTCCGCTTGCACCGGCCCCTGCAGCCCGCTGCCGATGGCCTGTTCGTGCCACCGCAGGGGGCGACCGGCCATGTCGCGGGTTCCTGGGAGGCGCCGGACGGCACCCGCGCGCAGGGGGTGTTCGCCTTCCTGCACGGCGGCAGCAGGGCGTAG
- a CDS encoding dihydrofolate reductase family protein, giving the protein MTTSTGRVVCDITISADGYSAGLGQTEERPFGDDGGDGSGEQLHAWMFRTPDENRAEIDRLNTAGAFIMGRNMFGPVRGAWDRPWNGWWGGDPPFHAPVFVLTHHPREPQPMEGGTTFHFVTDGIASALARAREAAGDGGVTVLGGATTVNQYLAAGLVEELRLHIVPLTLGAGTRLFEGVPPLRLEQVTSRAASRVTHLTYRVLT; this is encoded by the coding sequence ATGACCACATCGACGGGCAGGGTGGTGTGCGACATCACGATCTCGGCCGACGGGTACTCGGCCGGGCTCGGCCAGACGGAGGAGCGGCCGTTCGGGGACGACGGCGGTGACGGCTCGGGTGAACAACTGCACGCCTGGATGTTCCGTACACCCGACGAGAACCGGGCCGAGATCGACCGGCTGAACACAGCCGGGGCGTTCATCATGGGACGCAACATGTTCGGCCCGGTGCGGGGCGCGTGGGACCGCCCGTGGAACGGCTGGTGGGGTGGCGATCCGCCGTTCCACGCGCCGGTGTTCGTGCTCACCCACCACCCGCGCGAGCCGCAGCCGATGGAGGGCGGCACCACGTTCCACTTCGTCACCGACGGCATCGCGTCGGCCCTGGCCCGGGCACGCGAGGCCGCCGGGGACGGCGGCGTCACCGTCCTCGGCGGCGCGACCACCGTCAACCAGTACCTCGCCGCCGGCCTGGTCGAGGAGCTGCGGCTGCACATCGTGCCTCTCACGCTCGGCGCCGGCACGCGGCTCTTCGAAGGCGTCCCGCCGCTGCGACTGGAGCAGGTGACCTCGCGGGCGGCGAGCCGGGTCACGCACCTGACCTACCGCGTGCTGACCTGA
- a CDS encoding SigE family RNA polymerase sigma factor, with product MRHRHPIPLPEHGVEALAPAPADPAEVEREAGLAGLFELHYASMLRLAVLLGADDPENVVAEAYYQIYRKWRRLRDIEAAEAYLRSTVCNLTRMRIRHLQVARKHVESPPEETVVSAESAALLRDDQRVLIDALQQLPARQREALVLRHWLGLKEGEIAAAMGISSGSVKTHTARGLAALTQAMEARR from the coding sequence GTGAGACACAGACACCCGATACCGCTGCCGGAGCACGGCGTCGAGGCCCTGGCGCCCGCGCCGGCCGACCCGGCGGAAGTGGAGCGCGAGGCCGGACTCGCGGGGCTCTTCGAGCTGCACTACGCCTCGATGCTGCGCCTGGCGGTGCTGCTGGGCGCGGACGACCCGGAGAACGTGGTGGCCGAGGCGTACTACCAGATCTACCGGAAGTGGCGGCGCCTGAGGGACATCGAGGCGGCGGAGGCGTATCTGCGCTCCACGGTGTGCAATCTGACCCGCATGCGGATCCGGCACCTCCAGGTGGCCCGCAAGCACGTGGAGAGTCCGCCGGAGGAGACCGTCGTCTCCGCCGAGAGCGCGGCGCTGCTCCGCGACGACCAGCGCGTTCTCATCGACGCGCTGCAGCAGTTGCCGGCCCGGCAGCGCGAGGCGCTCGTGCTGCGGCACTGGCTCGGACTGAAGGAGGGCGAGATCGCGGCCGCGATGGGCATCTCCTCCGGTTCGGTGAAGACACACACGGCGCGCGGTCTCGCCGCGCTGACCCAGGCGATGGAGGCCCGGCGATGA